The Gemmatimonadaceae bacterium region ATTCGACTCGAACGAGCCGATGTCGGCGTTCCCGATCTTGTTCCGTTGCCAGATCTTCGACGGAAATGGAATCAGCCACCCAATGCCCACGTCGCGTGCGCCCGCCGAGCCGAAGCTGAAGGGTGCCGGTGATTGGTCGTACGCCGCGGTGATCGCGGGATCGGGCACGGCAATGCCCTCGACACGCCGCGCACGCGACTGCGCGGTCTGTTGTCGTGCGACCTCGATTTGCGGATTGTGAATTAGCGCTTCCGCGATCGCCTGGCGACGCGAAATCCGCAAGGAATCGACCGGCTGCGTGGCTGTCCGCTGCTGCGCGGACGCGACTTCGCTGAGCGCGCCAATCGCGCACAGCGTGTAGAAAAGGCGCATGTTCTCCCCGAGAGTGAAGCTGAACCGTTGGAACTACAGGACGGAATTCAGCTCACGAAGGGAGGTGCGCGCGAAAGATTCTGGGAATCGCTGGTCGAGTCGAGATACGACTCGACCCAAGTGACGGCAGGTACTTCGCGCGGACGCGCCGAGACGATTTGCGGGTGCTGCGGCCGGGCGACGCCATGGATCGACCGCGCCTGGCATGACGCGCACTGTGCTTCGTTGTGCGAGTAGTGCGTCGACGTGCCGCCGGGGTCGAAGTGCGCCGCGTAGCCGAGCCCTTCCCGGCCTTCCCCAATGCCAGCAACGACGATTGCGAGCTGCGCCAAAAACGCCAACACGGCGGCAGCTCGCCCAAGAAATGGGCGTCGTAGACGGTAATGCTGGCTTTGACGCATGGTCGTTTAGGCTACGTAGGCAACTCACTTCGCGCCAGTGAGCGGTCTGAAACTGCACACGGACAGCTGGCTGTGAGGCATAAGCCGCACGAACCAAGGACTATACGCATAAGTCCAAGGTTACGCTGCTCGGTCCGGCACCGGTCCCACAGACGAGTGTTTATGCGGATGCTCCGGACGGACCTGATGCTTCGGATCTACTCCGCGAACGGAACGGGTCCGTTAGCGTGGACAGCACACAGACCAAGGCTATGCGGATGCTTCGGAGAGCACGGATGCTTCTGATCATCGTCGTTGGGATGAGAAAGCTCCGCGCCCAACGAGCCCAGTGTTGTTTGTGAACTACCTCAGTGAGCCACTAGCGCCAATTGGTGTCTCGAACTCGACTGGTGTGCAGTCAACAAAGAATCATGCCGGCTCGTTGTGCGAGGCGTCCTCACCGCTCACGGAGCGATCAGGCCTATTCGAATGCTCAGAAGCATCCGCATAAGCTTTCGTCTGTGTGGCGTCCACGGGGACCGACGCCTCCCGGTTCCGGAGCAGATCCGAAGCATCCGGATTCTCCGGAGCATCCGCATCGACTCTAGGCTGTGTGGCCTGCCTCGCGTGTATGTCCGCGATGCGATAGAACTTTGGCTCCAGACCGAAATGCAACAGCAACCCAACTTCGAGTCCACTCGCGCGCAGATAGTTGTAGACCTGCCGTTGGGCTCCACCGTGGAGATCGATTGTGGCCTTGGCCTCCACGAGCAGCTTCTCGTCGACAATCATGTCGAAGCGCTGCACTGCGATTTGCTCGCCCTTGTATCGGACGATGATCCCGACCTCGCGCTGGACCTCATGCCCGCGCGCTAACAGCTCTCGCTCGAGCGCCCCTTTGTATACATGCTCGAGAAAGCCAAAGCCAAGCGTGTTGTAAACTTCATAAAAGCCGCCAATGACGGATCGCGTGAGCGGTTCGAGAATGAGTCTCTGTCGTCCCATGCCCAACGATGCGTGTCGCGACGGACCCGGGCGTCCTCACAATGACGCGTTCGTCATCCAAAGTCGGTCGACACGCCGGGCGTCATCCGACCGCAATGACGCAGGCTAACGATTAGTCCAGCGCGGTTATTGGATTCGACGCAAATTGCGCCAGCCGGCGATTCGTCAGCGCTTCATTGGCTGAAGGAGTTGCAGCACGACGTCGAGATCAAAGGGCTTCGCGAGAAACGGCTGGCCAGTGCCAGCAAGAAACTGCTGCAGGTCGGCGCTGACGATATCGCCGGTGAGGAACACGACGCGCCGCGCCAGCTCGGGGCGCTCGCTCGCCCACCGCTCGAAGACGTTCTTCCCCGAGATGTCGGGCATCCGCATGTCGAGGAGAATGGCGTCGAATGTCTGTTCTCGCGCGGCCGCGAGCGCGCCCCCGCCGCTGTCGACGGCGACGACAGCGTGACCCGACTTTTCGAGAAAGCGGGAGAGCGCCTCGCGAATCGGCGCTTCGTCGTCGGCGATGAGGATGCGAAGTCCCTCTGGAAGGGCCAGAACGGACGTCGGCAGCATGCTGTCGCTGCCAGGGGGTGGAGCAATGCGCGGAAGGTCGATACAGAATTTCCCGCCCGACGGGACGTTTTCCGCCCAGATCCGGCCCCCGTGCTCGCTGATGATACCTAACGAGATCGAGAGGCCAAGCCCAGTACCGTAGCCGACTGCTTTAGTCGTGTAGAACGGATTGAAGATCCGTTCGAGACTGTCGGAAGGAATACCGGGTCCAGTGTCCTCGATTTCGACGCGGATCGTCTCGCCCTCCTGCCGCGTACGAACGCTCAACCGCTGGTGCGCTCGCTCGACTCCGGCCATCGCCTGTTCGGCGTTCGTGACGAGGTTGAGAATCACCTGCTGCAACTGGTACGCATCCACCATCGTACAGGGCGCAGGATCGGCGTAGGAGCGCTCGATCTGAATGCCGCGGACGCTGAGATCGTAGCTCCGCAACTCGAGCGTATTCTCGACGACCTGATTGATGTCGGCGTACGTCTTCTCCGCTTTGTGTTGCCGCGCAAAGGTGAGCAAGTTGTGAACGATGCGGGCCGCGCGCCGCGCTTCGCTCGCGATGACCTCGGTCGCATGCCGGTCTTCCTCGGAGAGATTGCCGTCGGACAGCATCAGCTTCGCGAACGCGGTAATGCTGGCGAGTGGATTGTTCAGCTCGTGCGCGACGCCACTCACGAGCTGCCCGATCGCCCCCATCTTCTCGGACTGCACGAGCTGCTGTTGGAGCTGTTTCTCCTCCGTCGCATCTCGGATCAGACACAGCACTTCACGGCTCCGTTGCGGGCACGAGTAGGTGATGGTGATGTGCCGCCGCTCGCCGTCCTTGCGCACCACGACGGACTCGAATTGCCCCGGTTGGCCCGACAATGCCTTGCGAAACTCGAGCACCGCGCGCGGGAGCTCGCTCAGCGGAAGGAGTGGTCCGAAGAAGCGACCGATCAGCTCATCGCGAGAGTATCCCGAGATCTGCTCGCCACCGTCGTTGACGCTGGTGAACCGGCCGAGCGAATCGAAGGTCATGATCGCGTCGCTGGCGTCCTCGAAGAGGTGACGATACCTCGCTTCCGAACGCGCGAGCTCCTGGTGGGCCCGTCGCATCTCGGTGACGTCGCGCAGCGTCAGCACCGTCCCGCCTGAGCCATTCACGGCGAAGGGCGACGCGCTTACGCTCACCTTGCACTCGTCACGGCCAGCGACGTCGGCGTCGTAGCGTTGCGGCAGTCCGTCGCGCGCCGCGCTCTGGCCGAATTGCACGACCTCGCTGCTGTCCCGCGTAAAAAGATTTAGCAGTTTCTCACCAGCGAGCAGCGTGCGGTCGCGACCAAAGAGCTCGGCCGCGGCACGATTCATATAGGTGATTTGATCCGAGGCGTCGGTGATAATGACCGCGTCGCCCAACGAATCGAGGAGCGTCGATTCGTCGCTTCCGGGGTTGAGGGACCCACCATCGTTGTGTGCGTGCGCCGACGCGCCGAGGTTGAAGAGTCGCAACATGACGGCTCACCGCGAAGTGTCGACAGGTAGAGCTGTCACCGCGTGCCCGTGCGCTGGGCGCGCGCCTCCAGGTAGCGCTCGAGCGGAAAGCGGTCGCTCTCGGTGATCTGGCACGCCATTGCCGCGGCGAACAGCCGCAGCGCATCCTCGGCCCTGGCGACGACAGTATCCCTCAGAGAATTCGCAGTCTCGCTCCGATTCAGCGCAACGCGCGACATGTCGAGGTGTTTCTCCTCGTCAGTCCGGACGCCGCTATTTCCCTCTGCCTTGGCATGCTCGGTCCACCACCGCAGCGTCGCCGGTCCGCCGTCCAGTTCCTTGTGACCCTGCACGCCTGGCAGCACGGTGCCCGAGACCACGGAGTAGATCGTCATCTCGATCGCACTCTGACTCGCAAAGTGTTCCCAGTAGTCGATGTCCTCGTAGGTTGCCGTCATGTAGAGCTGGTGGTATAGGGCGAGGATCGGCTCGGGAAAGGGCGCGTCCGGGAACGCACCCGGCGAATGGTTCGTCGCATCCTTCGTGAGTGCGTCGAGCACCGCACGCGTCATTCGTTCGAGCTCCGCGGTCGAGAATCGGCTGAGGTAGTCGTTGAGGTCCCAATAAAGCGCCTCATGATCGACGCCGAACACCTCGAGCTTCGTCCGCCACATTTGATTGTGCGTCTGCTCCTCGTGGAGCTGCTCGGCGAGGCTCTTGATGAAGCTACTGTGCAAAACGTGATCGACTTTGGCGATGCTGCGGATCAGCGCGCGATTGAAGCCGATAACGCACGGGTACAGGCTGGCGATGAAAGCGATGTAACGGCGACGATCGAGTCGACGCGACCGTATCAGGGTCGCGAACTCGCAGCCGTTCATCTGCGCTGCATAACGACGAGCAACCTCGACAACGAGATCACCGACGCGCTCACGGGAGTCAAACGACTCGCGCGGACGGAGTGGTCGAACGTTGACCATGTAGGGGGCGACGGGAAGGAAGACTCGCGGTGCCAGAGGAACATTTCTGTGCACAAATGACTCGACCCGGAGGACCACCGTAACATCAATTGAGATGACAAATTGCCCGGGCTCACTGCAGTGCGCCGATACGGGCGTCACTTCCCAATCGTCCTGATGGCGAGGCACGTCACAATACATCTCACCCCGCGATTTCGAGCGTTCCATCGCATGTCGGCTCCGATACGTGCGCGAGAGCGCGTCGAGCTGCTTTCCGAACGGCCCGGGCTCGCGCTGGTGCGCGCGCCAGCTCCGCGCAATGCGCGGCTCCTGATCATCGACGATCATGACGCGAACATCGAGGCGCTCAAGCGTATTCTGCGTCGCGCCGGCTTCGCGTCCGTCAACAGCAGCACCGATCCGCGGGTCGGCGTGACACTCGCACAGACGTGGTCGCCCGATCTCATTCTGCTCGATCTGCATATGCCCGGGCTCGATGGGTTCGGCGTCCTCGATGCCATTCGCCCGCAGCTCAGCGATGCCGGCTATCTACCGGTGCTGATGCTGACCGCCGATTCGAGCGATGAGACCAAGCAACGCGCGCTCTCGGGGGGCGTAAAGGACTTCCTCACCAAGCCGTTCGACCCGACGGAAGTCGTGCTGCGCATCGAGAACTTGCTGGAGACGCGCTTTCTGTACGGCGCGATTCGGGAGCAGAACCAAGTCCTCGAACAGCGTGTGGTAGAGCGGACGCGCGAGCTGGAGGAAGCGCAGATCGAGATTCTCCAACGGCTCGCGGCGGCAGCGGAGTTTCGTGACGACGACACGGGTCAGCACACGCAGCGCGTCGGGCATCTCGCGGCACTGCTCGCAGCGGAAATCGGCCTCGCATCGGACCGCGTGGAGCTCATTCGGCGCGCCGCGCCGCTGCACGACGTCGGCAAGATCGGCATCCCCGACGCAATCTTGCTCAAGCGCGGCCGCCTAACGAGCAACGAACGACGGGTCATGCAAACGCACACGACTATCGGCGCCACGATGCTGACCGGAGGCAGGTCGCCGCTCGTGCAGATGGCCGAGCTCATCGCGCGCTCTCACCATGAGCGCTGGGATGGGAAGGGCTATCCCACCGCGCTGCGCAAGGAGCAGATCGCGATCGAAGCCCGGCTGGTCGCCGTAGTGGACTACCTCGATGCCCTCACGCACGACCGGCCCTATCGCAAGGCATGGTCGCTGGAGAAAACGCTCGAGGCGCTCGCCGCGGAGCGTGAAGGACACTTCGATCCCACTGCGGTCGACGCGCTCCTCGCCGTCGTCCGAGCCGCGCCTCCACTGCTCACCCTGCGTTCCACCTAACGAATTAATCGAATTCGAACCCGGGCTTGGTCTGCTCCACGCCGACGCGGCCGCGCGCGATCTCGGCGCGCGCATAGTTCTCACCACGCACCGGCGCGCCAGCGATCCGGCGGAGCATCGCGATCTGGCCTGTGTGCGTGAGCGCGTCCGCGATCGGTCCCTGAAAGAGCCGGTCGACTGACGTACCGAGGGGCGCATCGCTCGCGAGATACTCGTCGAAAGCCGCGAGGGCCGCGAAAAAACGGGCACAATCCGCGTCCCACGATTGCACCGGCGTGTTCTGCCAACGCTGCGCTCCCTTCGCCATCGACAGCGCCCAGTCGAGCAGGTCGCCCATATGCGCGAGGATCTGCCCTGGCGTACGACTCCCCGGACTCACCGCGAACGCGGCGAAGTCCGGTGGCGCGTCGCGCAGCGCCTTCCCCGCTCGATAGGAGAGCGTCGCGACAGTATGGCGAAGTAGCTCGCGCGCCGGGTCCGGTGACGCGTCCGTCATTCGGCCTGAAGCGTGACGCTCGGATTTACTCGCGCCGCACGCAGTGCCGGCAATGCCGCCGCCGCGAGCGCGACGACTCCGAGCACGCCGCTGATGGTCAGTATGACGCTCACGTCGCGCATCGACGTGTCGAAGAGCATCGATTGGACGAGTGGCGTGAGCACGATTGCGGCGATGGCGCCAAGCACCGCGCCAAGGGCGACGAGTCGCAGTGCGCCGGCGACAATCAAACGTCCAATGCTCGGTGCGGTGCCGCCGAGCGCGAGCCGGATGCCGATCTCGCGCGAGCGCTGTGTAACCAGGTACGATACGACCGCGAACAATCCCACCGCCGCGATCACCAACGCGAGACCGCCTAACGCGGAGAAGAGCGTCGCGCCCAACCGCCACGGGCGAAGCTGGGGATCGAGAAGATCTTCATAGGGCTGCACGCGTGCGTACACGGGCGTGGGACTCGCCCCCTGAATGAATCGTTGCACCGCTGATATGATACGCTGCGGGTCGCCCGCGGACCCAACGAGCATCGCGTCCACCTGCGACGCCGCATGCATGAACGGTTCGGGCTGCTGGCCGAAGGGCACATAATACTGCATCAGCCGCGCTTCGTTGCCGGTGGGCTGCAGCGAGCGCACGCGCGAATCGCGAACGACACCGACAACCTCGCGACAGGGAAGTGTCGCGGGCGCGAGCGGCGACGGTTCGCCTGCCGACGGATCGAAGCCTGCACGAATGCACTTCCCAATCGCGCTCTGGCCCGGCCAGACGGTGCGCGCAAATGTCTCGTTCACGAGCACGACGAGCGGCGTCCCGCGGCCGTCGCGAGCTTTGAATAACCGGCCCTCGCGCACCGAGACGCCCATGAGATCGAGGTATGCGGGCGTGGCCGCGTACATATATGGAAGCTGTCCGCCGATGCTCGGCGGCTCGGAGCGCCCCGGAACGCTGATCGGCGGCACGTTGAAGTTGCCGAAGGGCATCCCCTGCACGATCGTCGCGCCCGTGACGCCGGGCACCGTCGTTAAGCGGTCCGCCAGCACCGTATACAGACGGTCACGCTCACTGCCGATCAGCGTCTCGCGAAAGTCGAACTCCACGAGGAGGAGACGCGCCGTGGAGAAGCCGAGGTCCTGCGCCTCGAGGCGTTGCAGGCTACGCACGAAGAGGCCCGCACCGAATAGCAGTACCGTACAGAGCGCAACCTGAACCGTGATGAGCGTTCGCTGAATGCCGAACCGACCGCTCGCGCTCCGCCCGCCCTGCAGCTCGGCAGCCACGTCGCGACGCGACGCTTGCGCGTAAGGCGCGAGGCCGGCGACAAGGCCAGCAACGGCGGCAGCGGCGATCGCGACGACGAGCGCACTCGGCTCGATGAATTGCTCGGACGGCGCGAGGTCCGGAAGGAGCGTCACGCGCACGAGAGCAGCAGCCCACTTCGCGACGAGGAGCGCGGCCGCCGCACCCAACGAAGAAAGCAGCCATCCCTCGACGAGGAGCTGTCTCGCCAGGCGCGCCCGTCCCGCCCCAAGGGCGAGACGAACCGCGATCTCGCGTCGCCGGCGCGCCGCGCGCAAGAGGAGCAGCGTCGCCACGTTCGCGATCGCCACGAGCAGTACCACGAGCGAGACGCCCGCGAGCCAGCGCGCGGTTCGCGTCTGTCGCGGCGATGCGCCGCCGTCCGCAAGCAGCGGCTCGACGCCGGCCGAGAGAACCTGATCGTCGCCCGAGTGACTACGCAGCGACGACGTGAGCATCCCCATCGCCGCGGGGAGCGCCTTGCGATCCCGAATGCGCACGATCACCGAGACGAAGTGAATGCCCTGGCTCGTCGCCCACGGCGACTCGTCCTTCCGCTGGGCGACGGTGAGTGGGACGAAGACATCCACCGGTGCGAGCGCGTCGCCGCTGAAGCCGCGCGGGG contains the following coding sequences:
- a CDS encoding PAS domain S-box protein; amino-acid sequence: MLRLFNLGASAHAHNDGGSLNPGSDESTLLDSLGDAVIITDASDQITYMNRAAAELFGRDRTLLAGEKLLNLFTRDSSEVVQFGQSAARDGLPQRYDADVAGRDECKVSVSASPFAVNGSGGTVLTLRDVTEMRRAHQELARSEARYRHLFEDASDAIMTFDSLGRFTSVNDGGEQISGYSRDELIGRFFGPLLPLSELPRAVLEFRKALSGQPGQFESVVVRKDGERRHITITYSCPQRSREVLCLIRDATEEKQLQQQLVQSEKMGAIGQLVSGVAHELNNPLASITAFAKLMLSDGNLSEEDRHATEVIASEARRAARIVHNLLTFARQHKAEKTYADINQVVENTLELRSYDLSVRGIQIERSYADPAPCTMVDAYQLQQVILNLVTNAEQAMAGVERAHQRLSVRTRQEGETIRVEIEDTGPGIPSDSLERIFNPFYTTKAVGYGTGLGLSISLGIISEHGGRIWAENVPSGGKFCIDLPRIAPPPGSDSMLPTSVLALPEGLRILIADDEAPIREALSRFLEKSGHAVVAVDSGGGALAAAREQTFDAILLDMRMPDISGKNVFERWASERPELARRVVFLTGDIVSADLQQFLAGTGQPFLAKPFDLDVVLQLLQPMKR
- a CDS encoding ADOP family duplicated permease; this encodes MIANRQTARGLLEGAGRDLQFALRSLRREPALVAGIVATFALAIGANAAMVSLVARLMLSAPPGVNDPSSLGRLHVEATSIDGERYAMTTMSYPAFQAARAQENAFAAVAASRSERLTTGRGAEMAEVSVIAATGNYFRVLGTRPALGRFFDDDDDALPTGNAVTVLSHAYWERRYGGRPTALGEHITIDDQDYIIVGVAPRGFSGDALAPVDVFVPLTVAQRKDESPWATSQGIHFVSVIVRIRDRKALPAAMGMLTSSLRSHSGDDQVLSAGVEPLLADGGASPRQTRTARWLAGVSLVVLLVAIANVATLLLLRAARRRREIAVRLALGAGRARLARQLLVEGWLLSSLGAAAALLVAKWAAALVRVTLLPDLAPSEQFIEPSALVVAIAAAAVAGLVAGLAPYAQASRRDVAAELQGGRSASGRFGIQRTLITVQVALCTVLLFGAGLFVRSLQRLEAQDLGFSTARLLLVEFDFRETLIGSERDRLYTVLADRLTTVPGVTGATIVQGMPFGNFNVPPISVPGRSEPPSIGGQLPYMYAATPAYLDLMGVSVREGRLFKARDGRGTPLVVLVNETFARTVWPGQSAIGKCIRAGFDPSAGEPSPLAPATLPCREVVGVVRDSRVRSLQPTGNEARLMQYYVPFGQQPEPFMHAASQVDAMLVGSAGDPQRIISAVQRFIQGASPTPVYARVQPYEDLLDPQLRPWRLGATLFSALGGLALVIAAVGLFAVVSYLVTQRSREIGIRLALGGTAPSIGRLIVAGALRLVALGAVLGAIAAIVLTPLVQSMLFDTSMRDVSVILTISGVLGVVALAAAALPALRAARVNPSVTLQAE
- a CDS encoding HD domain-containing phosphohydrolase — encoded protein: MSAPIRARERVELLSERPGLALVRAPAPRNARLLIIDDHDANIEALKRILRRAGFASVNSSTDPRVGVTLAQTWSPDLILLDLHMPGLDGFGVLDAIRPQLSDAGYLPVLMLTADSSDETKQRALSGGVKDFLTKPFDPTEVVLRIENLLETRFLYGAIREQNQVLEQRVVERTRELEEAQIEILQRLAAAAEFRDDDTGQHTQRVGHLAALLAAEIGLASDRVELIRRAAPLHDVGKIGIPDAILLKRGRLTSNERRVMQTHTTIGATMLTGGRSPLVQMAELIARSHHERWDGKGYPTALRKEQIAIEARLVAVVDYLDALTHDRPYRKAWSLEKTLEALAAEREGHFDPTAVDALLAVVRAAPPLLTLRST
- a CDS encoding GxxExxY protein; the protein is MGRQRLILEPLTRSVIGGFYEVYNTLGFGFLEHVYKGALERELLARGHEVQREVGIIVRYKGEQIAVQRFDMIVDEKLLVEAKATIDLHGGAQRQVYNYLRASGLEVGLLLHFGLEPKFYRIADIHARQATQPRVDADAPENPDASDLLRNREASVPVDATQTKAYADASEHSNRPDRSVSGEDASHNEPA